One Methylocapsa sp. D3K7 DNA window includes the following coding sequences:
- a CDS encoding lytic transglycosylase domain-containing protein, with amino-acid sequence MLTRHYFPGRLLVSRILMGRFPGIGAVAFCALTAGWIAGQHAQFPSQPLENLSSAALSPALPPLSPRQEFQAPQISKGTENGAAAMSPANPFSGAPQQSGQLPLEPVPQQVHDMTGFAPAVAAYKSGDLAQGDAAAAAANDRIVKTALEWVALRNFPRESGFERAQAFMQAHPAWPALDWLKRRSEEALFGDRKSVGLIKSFFSGTDPETPAGKLALARALASDGKTSEAAALARSVWREADLNPQLEAKIKSDFGSYLDKADHKFRADRLLYREQTASAFRAASLAGPDELALVKARAAVNDEAPSDKLIAKVPASLRTDPGFQFALIHKLRHAEKIRAAADLMLATPRDPALLIDGDDWWVERRLLARKLLDQNDAATAYKICAEHSAMSHEMQIEAEFHAGWIALRFLNDPVRASMHFGTLAKLAETPMSRARAAYWQGRAAEASTGEGAAASAHAFYEQAASHPATYYGQLARGKLGLASLPIRSIANEAKGNEREDSIKVIELLYTASEKDLAAPLVYEAARHLADERQVAALASLVSKQHDAHLSLSVGKIINQRGMPADALAFPDYGVPSFTPLQNSAASSVVYSIARQESAFDPTAESSAGAKGLMQMILSTAKRTAERAGVAFDSRRLLTDAAFNAQLAARHLGELLAEQKGSYILTFAAYNAGGKHVKEWVDAYGDPRKPGVDPIDWVERIPFTETRNYVQRVIENLGVYQVRFGESEQTPAEALLNTQAKL; translated from the coding sequence ATGCTGACAAGGCATTATTTCCCCGGACGCCTTCTCGTCTCGCGAATTCTCATGGGGCGTTTCCCCGGAATCGGCGCTGTCGCCTTTTGCGCACTCACCGCTGGATGGATTGCCGGACAGCACGCGCAGTTTCCTTCGCAACCCCTTGAGAACCTCTCGTCCGCCGCTCTATCTCCTGCGCTGCCGCCACTCTCTCCGCGACAGGAGTTCCAGGCGCCACAAATCTCCAAGGGCACGGAGAATGGCGCGGCCGCAATGTCTCCCGCCAACCCGTTTTCTGGCGCCCCTCAACAAAGCGGGCAGCTCCCGCTGGAACCGGTTCCTCAGCAAGTTCATGACATGACCGGGTTTGCCCCAGCGGTCGCGGCTTATAAGTCTGGCGATCTCGCGCAAGGGGACGCCGCCGCCGCGGCAGCAAACGACAGGATCGTTAAAACGGCCCTGGAATGGGTCGCGCTGCGAAACTTTCCGCGCGAATCGGGGTTTGAGCGGGCGCAAGCTTTCATGCAGGCACATCCTGCATGGCCGGCCCTCGACTGGTTAAAAAGGCGCAGCGAGGAAGCGCTTTTCGGCGACCGCAAAAGCGTTGGACTGATCAAAAGCTTTTTCAGCGGCACCGATCCGGAGACACCGGCTGGCAAGCTTGCCCTCGCCCGCGCCCTGGCCAGCGATGGCAAGACCAGCGAGGCGGCCGCCCTTGCCCGCTCGGTCTGGCGCGAAGCCGACCTCAACCCTCAGCTTGAAGCCAAAATCAAAAGCGATTTCGGCAGCTATCTCGATAAGGCCGATCATAAATTCCGCGCCGATCGCCTGCTTTATAGGGAGCAAACCGCTTCGGCCTTCCGCGCCGCATCTTTGGCCGGACCGGACGAGCTGGCGCTCGTCAAGGCCAGAGCCGCGGTCAACGATGAAGCCCCAAGCGACAAGCTCATCGCGAAGGTGCCAGCGTCGCTAAGAACCGACCCTGGATTCCAGTTCGCATTGATCCACAAGCTACGCCACGCCGAGAAGATTCGCGCGGCGGCGGACCTTATGCTTGCCACCCCGCGTGACCCCGCGCTCCTGATCGACGGCGACGATTGGTGGGTCGAACGCCGGCTTCTCGCCCGTAAGCTTCTTGACCAAAACGACGCGGCGACAGCCTATAAGATTTGCGCGGAGCACTCCGCGATGTCGCATGAAATGCAAATCGAGGCGGAATTTCATGCCGGCTGGATTGCGCTGCGATTCTTGAATGACCCAGTGCGCGCATCCATGCATTTTGGCACGCTCGCCAAGCTCGCTGAAACACCAATGTCACGTGCCCGCGCCGCCTATTGGCAAGGCCGCGCCGCCGAGGCTTCCACGGGAGAGGGCGCCGCAGCCAGCGCTCATGCGTTCTACGAACAGGCGGCAAGTCATCCGGCGACCTACTATGGCCAGCTTGCGCGCGGAAAGCTCGGGCTTGCCTCATTGCCGATCCGCTCGATCGCCAACGAGGCCAAGGGTAACGAACGCGAAGATTCGATCAAGGTGATCGAACTGCTTTATACCGCGAGTGAAAAAGACTTGGCCGCGCCGCTCGTCTATGAAGCCGCCCGTCACCTCGCCGATGAAAGACAAGTGGCAGCCTTGGCAAGTCTCGTGTCGAAACAGCACGATGCGCATCTTTCGCTCAGTGTCGGCAAAATCATCAACCAGCGCGGCATGCCAGCCGACGCGCTGGCGTTCCCCGACTACGGCGTGCCATCGTTCACGCCATTGCAGAACTCCGCCGCGTCATCGGTTGTTTATTCCATCGCGCGCCAGGAGAGTGCCTTCGACCCAACGGCGGAGTCATCAGCTGGCGCCAAGGGTTTGATGCAGATGATTTTGTCGACGGCAAAACGGACAGCGGAGCGCGCCGGAGTCGCCTTCGACTCTAGGCGGCTTCTCACCGACGCAGCGTTCAACGCGCAACTCGCGGCGCGCCATCTCGGAGAACTCTTGGCCGAACAGAAGGGCTCCTACATCCTGACATTCGCCGCCTACAATGCCGGCGGCAAGCATGTGAAGGAATGGGTTGACGCTTATGGGGATCCCCGCAAACCTGGCGTCGATCCCATTGACTGGGTGGAGCGTATCCCGTTCACAGAAACCCGCAATTACGTTCAGCGGGTCATCGAAAATCTGGGCGTCTATCAGGTTCGCTTCGGTGAGTCGGAGCAAACGCCTGCGGAGGCTCTGCTCAACACGCAGGCAAAACTCTAG
- the dapA gene encoding 4-hydroxy-tetrahydrodipicolinate synthase: protein MGRQTAFRGSITALVTPFEDGSFDETRFRDLVDWQIVSGTHGLVPVGTTGESPTLSHEEHRKVITACIGEAKGRVPVIAGAGSNNTQEAIELARFAEQAGADGLLVVTPYYNKPSQEGLYRHFKAVNDAVGIPIIIYNIPPRSIVDMAIDTMKRLYELKNIAGVKDATGNLARTALQRQALGPDFIQLSGEDMTALGVMAHGGHGCISVTSNVAPKLCAQMQEACLAGDFAAALKLQDQLTPLHAALFVEPNPAGPKYAVSALGKISGEIRLPMLAASTSAQAAIKAAMVHAGLIHA, encoded by the coding sequence ATTGGGAGACAAACGGCTTTCAGGGGTTCGATCACCGCGCTCGTCACTCCGTTTGAAGATGGGAGCTTTGACGAAACCCGTTTCCGTGACTTGGTGGACTGGCAGATCGTCAGCGGCACACATGGACTTGTGCCGGTAGGAACGACGGGAGAGAGCCCCACGCTTTCGCATGAGGAGCATCGCAAGGTCATCACGGCCTGCATCGGCGAAGCCAAGGGGCGAGTGCCTGTCATTGCCGGGGCGGGCTCGAACAACACGCAAGAAGCCATCGAACTTGCGCGTTTCGCGGAGCAAGCCGGCGCTGATGGCCTCCTTGTCGTCACGCCCTATTACAACAAGCCGTCGCAGGAGGGTCTCTACCGCCATTTCAAGGCGGTGAATGATGCCGTCGGCATCCCCATCATCATTTACAATATCCCGCCGCGCTCGATCGTCGATATGGCCATCGACACGATGAAGCGGCTCTATGAATTGAAGAACATCGCGGGCGTCAAGGATGCGACCGGCAATCTTGCCCGCACCGCCTTGCAGCGCCAGGCGCTGGGGCCTGATTTCATCCAGCTTTCGGGCGAGGACATGACCGCGCTCGGGGTGATGGCGCATGGCGGCCATGGCTGCATTTCCGTGACCTCCAATGTCGCGCCGAAACTTTGCGCGCAAATGCAGGAGGCGTGCCTTGCCGGCGATTTCGCGGCGGCCTTGAAGCTGCAAGACCAATTGACCCCGTTGCACGCGGCTTTGTTCGTCGAACCCAATCCGGCGGGGCCGAAATATGCGGTCTCGGCTCTTGGCAAGATTTCCGGCGAAATACGGCTTCCCATGTTGGCGGCTTCAACGAGCGCGCAAGCCGCGATCAAGGCGGCGATGGTCCACGCGGGGCTCATTCATGCCTAA